Proteins co-encoded in one Ruegeria sp. HKCCD4315 genomic window:
- a CDS encoding MoxR family ATPase, producing MNALNQINDLKARMGQSIIGQTDVIDRLLIGILANGNMLIEGLPGLAKTRAVKAMARNLDASFSRIQFTPDLLPSDVTGTEVFQQTDDGGTFRFEPGPIFANIVLADEINRAPAKVQAALLEAMEERQVTVSGTTHKMEPLFIVMATQNPIEQEGTYPLPEAQMDRFLMHVQITYPPVEDEVEVIRLVRREEIAAGQGGAKDAPPTIPQDAVFAARAEIGQIHVSDAMDRYMADLVQATRTPGALSEELASWIDIGASPRASLALDKCGRAHAWMNQRDYVDPADVRAIAHDVFRHRITLSFEAQGSAKSADDVISEILQLVALP from the coding sequence ATGAATGCACTTAATCAGATAAATGATCTCAAGGCCCGCATGGGGCAATCCATCATCGGACAAACAGACGTAATCGACCGCTTGTTGATCGGGATATTGGCCAACGGCAATATGCTGATCGAAGGACTGCCCGGTTTGGCTAAAACCCGCGCGGTAAAGGCGATGGCCCGCAATCTGGACGCCAGTTTCAGCCGCATCCAGTTCACGCCCGACCTTTTGCCCTCGGACGTCACTGGCACCGAGGTCTTTCAGCAAACCGACGATGGCGGAACCTTCCGGTTCGAGCCTGGCCCGATCTTTGCCAATATCGTTCTTGCGGACGAGATCAACCGCGCACCCGCCAAGGTTCAGGCAGCGCTGCTTGAGGCAATGGAAGAGCGGCAGGTAACCGTCTCAGGTACCACACATAAAATGGAACCGTTGTTCATCGTGATGGCAACGCAAAACCCGATCGAACAAGAGGGTACCTACCCCTTGCCGGAGGCGCAGATGGACCGGTTCCTGATGCATGTCCAGATCACTTACCCCCCGGTCGAAGACGAAGTTGAAGTAATCCGACTAGTACGCAGAGAAGAGATTGCCGCAGGCCAAGGCGGGGCCAAGGATGCGCCGCCGACGATCCCTCAGGACGCCGTATTTGCCGCACGCGCCGAGATCGGGCAGATCCACGTTTCTGATGCGATGGACCGTTACATGGCCGATCTGGTGCAAGCCACACGGACCCCCGGTGCGCTGAGCGAGGAATTGGCCAGTTGGATAGACATCGGCGCTAGCCCGCGCGCTTCGCTGGCACTGGACAAATGTGGACGCGCCCATGCCTGGATGAACCAGCGTGATTATGTAGACCCAGCCGACGTACGCGCCATCGCCCATGACGTATTCCGACATCGCATCACCCTAAGCTTCGAGGCGCAAGGCAGCGCGAAATCCGCCGATGATGTGATATCGGAAATCCTGCAGCTTGTTGCGCTGCCCTGA
- a CDS encoding acetoin utilization protein AcuC has translation MQSPIFIGSEIYRNSTYGSKHPLAIPRVSTVIDLCRALGWLTPENYRVSPCAKPSALETFHAPDYIAALQKAEQEQYVSDQTRERYALGTLSNPVFPEMYRRPATAAGGSMLAAELIRDGGIVFNPAGGTHHGLADRANGFCYLNDPVLAIQTLLNAGLDRVVYVDIDAHHCDGVEVAFHGSTNLRMISMHEARRWPFTGNLDDDAGGAAFNLPVARGLNDNEFSAILDELILPATAAFKPQAIILQCGADAVTEDPLSRLTLSNSSHWNAVAALKELAPRFLVLGGGGYNPWSVGRLWTGVWATLNGFDIPDRLDTDTQTILRALTWNRSVGRNPPSHWLDELRDIPNFGPIQDELKQDLRRLAARISW, from the coding sequence ATGCAGAGCCCCATTTTCATCGGTTCGGAAATTTATCGCAACTCGACTTACGGATCGAAGCATCCGCTGGCCATTCCAAGGGTTTCAACAGTCATTGACCTTTGCCGTGCGCTGGGCTGGTTGACACCCGAAAACTATCGCGTCAGCCCCTGCGCCAAACCCAGCGCGTTAGAGACGTTTCATGCCCCGGATTACATCGCCGCACTGCAAAAGGCGGAACAGGAACAGTACGTGTCGGACCAAACGCGTGAACGTTACGCGCTGGGCACTTTGTCGAACCCTGTATTTCCCGAAATGTACCGACGCCCTGCCACGGCTGCAGGCGGGTCCATGCTTGCAGCGGAACTCATCCGAGACGGCGGTATCGTTTTTAACCCGGCGGGCGGAACACATCATGGGCTGGCAGATCGGGCCAACGGGTTTTGTTACCTCAATGATCCGGTCCTGGCGATCCAGACCCTGTTGAATGCGGGGCTCGACCGTGTGGTCTATGTCGACATTGATGCCCATCACTGTGACGGGGTTGAGGTTGCGTTTCATGGATCAACAAACCTGCGTATGATTTCCATGCACGAAGCGCGGCGATGGCCTTTTACCGGTAATCTAGACGATGACGCAGGCGGGGCCGCTTTCAACCTTCCGGTTGCCCGAGGCCTGAACGACAATGAATTCAGCGCGATCCTGGACGAACTGATCCTTCCTGCCACGGCAGCCTTCAAGCCGCAGGCCATCATCCTGCAATGCGGTGCGGATGCCGTGACCGAGGATCCTTTGTCGCGTTTGACCTTGTCCAACTCTTCGCACTGGAACGCGGTCGCCGCGCTGAAGGAACTCGCACCCCGATTTCTGGTGCTGGGCGGTGGCGGCTATAATCCGTGGTCCGTCGGGCGGTTGTGGACCGGAGTGTGGGCCACTCTGAACGGGTTCGATATTCCCGATAGACTAGACACGGACACCCAAACCATTCTGCGCGCGTTGACCTGGAACCGGTCGGTAGGCCGGAACCCACCCTCACACTGGTTGGACGAGCTGCGGGACATTCCTAATTTCGGGCCGATCCAAGATGAACTGAAACAGGACTTGCGCCGATTAGCCGCGCGGATTTCGTGGTAG